In Amycolatopsis coloradensis, one genomic interval encodes:
- a CDS encoding oligopeptide/dipeptide ABC transporter ATP-binding protein → MTHAVPEQEVLLEVNDLKVHFPIKRGIVIDRTVGYVYAVDGVDLAIRRGETYGLVGESGCGKSTLGRAILRLTELTNGNVVFDGTDVAGLNGEDLRKARRRMQMVFQDPMSSLDPRQSVESILTEGMKAHGLAKDKDATAKRLRELLAAVGLPESSLRKYPHEFSGGQRQRIGIARALAVEPDLIVADEPVSALDVSVQAQVVNLLEDLQEKLGLTYLVIAHDLAVVRHISDRIGVMYLGSLVEEADADTLYENPLHPYTRALLSAIPVPDPTVEDSREQILLAGDLPSPARPPSGCRFHTRCPWRQQSLCDTDRPQLREIGAGHRVACHYAEDIRDGRIKPHEVKAELVGAGELNPDVGGLPDVGSAAEIL, encoded by the coding sequence ATGACGCACGCGGTACCGGAGCAGGAAGTACTGCTCGAGGTCAACGACCTCAAGGTGCACTTCCCGATCAAACGCGGCATCGTGATCGACCGGACGGTCGGGTACGTGTACGCCGTGGACGGCGTCGATCTGGCCATCCGCAGGGGTGAGACCTACGGTCTGGTCGGGGAATCCGGCTGCGGAAAGTCCACTTTGGGCAGGGCGATCCTCCGGCTGACCGAACTGACGAACGGCAACGTCGTCTTCGACGGCACCGACGTCGCGGGCCTCAATGGCGAGGACCTGCGCAAGGCCCGCCGCCGGATGCAGATGGTCTTCCAGGACCCGATGTCCTCTTTGGACCCTCGGCAGTCGGTGGAATCCATTCTGACCGAAGGAATGAAGGCGCACGGCCTCGCCAAGGACAAGGATGCGACGGCCAAGCGGCTGCGCGAACTCCTCGCCGCCGTCGGTCTTCCGGAGTCCTCGCTGCGGAAGTACCCGCACGAGTTCTCGGGCGGCCAGCGTCAGCGCATCGGGATCGCGCGGGCGCTCGCGGTCGAGCCGGACCTGATCGTCGCCGACGAGCCGGTGTCCGCGCTGGACGTCTCGGTGCAGGCGCAGGTGGTCAACCTCCTGGAGGACCTGCAGGAGAAGCTCGGGCTCACGTACCTGGTGATCGCGCACGACCTCGCGGTGGTGCGGCATATCTCCGACCGGATCGGCGTGATGTACCTCGGCTCGCTGGTCGAAGAGGCCGACGCCGACACGCTGTACGAGAACCCGCTGCACCCGTACACGCGGGCGCTGCTTTCGGCGATCCCCGTGCCGGACCCGACGGTGGAGGACAGCCGCGAGCAGATCCTGCTCGCCGGTGACCTGCCCTCGCCGGCGCGGCCGCCGTCCGGCTGCCGGTTCCACACGCGGTGCCCGTGGAGGCAGCAGAGCCTGTGCGACACCGACCGCCCGCAGTTGCGGGAGATCGGCGCCGGGCACCGGGTCGCCTGCCACTACGCGGAGGACATCCGCGACGGGCGGATCAAACCGCACGAGGTCAAGGCGGAACTCGTCGGAGCCGGGGAGCTGAACCCCGACGTCGGCGGGCTGCCGGACGTCGGCTCGGCGGCCGAGATCCTCTAG
- a CDS encoding carboxylesterase family protein, protein MIRQWGVVLLEVVVPVAGYYVLRGFGVGALLALGCLRRLPAADLLKDHQSFANHLTSHTPLLPSDPAKAVRQGAFHRVPVLSGGTHDEMRSFIAGAALHEPITEERYQEFLRNAFGEHADEVPAKYPSRDYLSPAMAWATVTTDRSWACPTAEGNRLLSRRTPVHAYEFDDKNAPNVNRIEAPGLPHGAAHALDLVYLFELSGVEDSLDEAQKRLSEQMIAYWTTFMRTGDPNGHESPRWKSDVVLSLAPDAIRPVSHDVDHRCGFWAGLRS, encoded by the coding sequence GTGATCCGCCAGTGGGGTGTGGTGCTGCTCGAAGTCGTCGTGCCCGTCGCCGGGTACTACGTGCTTCGCGGCTTCGGCGTCGGCGCGCTGCTCGCGCTCGGCTGCCTGCGTCGTCTCCCGGCCGCGGATTTGCTGAAGGATCACCAGTCCTTCGCCAATCACCTGACCTCTCACACGCCGCTGCTGCCGTCCGATCCCGCGAAAGCCGTGCGACAAGGCGCTTTTCACCGTGTGCCGGTGCTCTCGGGCGGCACGCACGACGAGATGAGGTCGTTCATCGCGGGCGCCGCCCTGCACGAACCGATCACCGAGGAGCGCTATCAGGAGTTTCTGCGCAACGCTTTCGGCGAACACGCGGACGAGGTGCCGGCGAAGTATCCGTCGCGGGACTATCTTTCGCCCGCCATGGCGTGGGCGACGGTCACCACCGACCGTTCGTGGGCCTGCCCGACGGCCGAGGGGAACAGGCTGCTTTCACGGCGAACTCCGGTGCACGCCTACGAGTTCGACGACAAGAACGCCCCCAACGTGAACCGGATCGAGGCGCCCGGCCTCCCCCACGGCGCGGCGCACGCCCTCGATCTGGTCTATCTGTTCGAGCTCAGCGGGGTCGAAGACTCGCTCGATGAGGCGCAGAAACGTCTTTCGGAGCAGATGATCGCGTACTGGACCACGTTCATGCGCACGGGTGATCCGAACGGGCACGAGTCGCCACGGTGGAAATCCGATGTCGTGCTTTCGCTCGCGCCGGACGCGATCCGCCCTGTCTCTCACGACGTCGATCACCGGTGCGGCTTCTGGGCGGGCCTTCGCTCCTGA
- a CDS encoding GreA/GreB family elongation factor: MVTSGDNGFSPAARRQLEKELADLRAQRDAMAPLVGEQERTGDAADQAEVLDRAEAAAYLDRRIADVAAKLEHGGRNSKGLLPDGTTVTLRFADGDEDELHIVTIPGEDADASTVTSDSPLGLALVGAKEGDEITYRTPRGETSATVVTLKPPA, translated from the coding sequence ATGGTGACCTCAGGGGACAACGGGTTCAGCCCGGCCGCGCGACGGCAGCTGGAGAAGGAACTCGCCGATCTGCGTGCGCAGCGCGACGCGATGGCGCCGCTCGTCGGCGAGCAGGAACGAACCGGCGACGCCGCCGATCAGGCGGAGGTGCTGGACCGCGCGGAGGCCGCCGCCTACCTCGACCGGCGCATCGCCGACGTCGCGGCGAAACTGGAGCACGGCGGCCGGAACAGCAAGGGTCTGCTGCCCGACGGCACCACCGTCACCCTCAGGTTCGCCGACGGCGACGAAGACGAGCTCCACATCGTCACGATCCCGGGCGAGGACGCCGACGCCTCCACGGTCACGTCGGACAGCCCGCTCGGCCTGGCGCTCGTCGGCGCCAAGGAGGGCGACGAGATCACGTACCGGACGCCGCGTGGCGAGACCAGTGCCACCGTCGTCACCCTGAAGCCGCCTGCCTGA
- a CDS encoding TetR/AcrR family transcriptional regulator translates to MTAVPGRSARLSPNQLQKQEQIVEAARVVLARDGLAGCTVRAIADAGPLTKSAIHYYFADIDVLIDRAMAAHITTFIADLRKISAQHDHPDERLFAALEAFLAEFSGRPNAAFLWFEYWIAAGRAQHPQAIDVMLTSITELLAELLTPLDVEDPRARARALLSYLLGAIVQQRVRRRPFAALRGDIEALCFANYG, encoded by the coding sequence GTGACCGCCGTTCCCGGCCGCAGCGCGCGGCTCTCCCCCAATCAGCTGCAGAAACAGGAACAGATCGTCGAAGCGGCGCGTGTCGTGCTCGCCAGGGACGGGCTCGCGGGCTGCACCGTGCGGGCGATCGCGGACGCCGGGCCGCTCACGAAGAGTGCGATTCATTACTACTTCGCGGATATCGACGTCCTGATCGACCGCGCGATGGCGGCGCACATCACAACGTTCATCGCCGATTTGCGCAAAATTTCGGCGCAACACGATCACCCGGATGAGCGGCTCTTCGCCGCGCTGGAGGCCTTCCTCGCCGAGTTCTCCGGCCGTCCGAACGCGGCCTTCCTCTGGTTCGAATACTGGATCGCCGCGGGCCGGGCGCAGCATCCTCAGGCCATCGACGTGATGCTGACGTCGATCACCGAACTGCTCGCGGAACTGCTCACCCCGCTCGACGTCGAAGACCCCAGGGCGCGAGCGCGAGCCCTCCTGTCCTATCTGCTCGGCGCGATCGTCCAGCAGCGCGTCCGGCGGCGGCCGTTCGCCGCCTTGCGCGGAGACATCGAAGCTCTCTGTTTCGCGAACTACGGGTAG